Proteins encoded by one window of Musa acuminata AAA Group cultivar baxijiao chromosome BXJ2-9, Cavendish_Baxijiao_AAA, whole genome shotgun sequence:
- the LOC103974216 gene encoding glycine cleavage system H protein, mitochondrial-like — MALKLWASSTANALRISCSSSRPAFPAFSIFRSFSSVIEGLKYTGSHEWVKQEGSVATVGITDHAQGHLGEVVFVELPESGAAVAKGSSFGAVESVKATSDVNSPVSGEVIEINTRLTETPGLINSSPYEDGWMIKVRPSDPSEVKSLMGSKEYTKFCEEEDAH; from the exons ATGGCTCTCAAGTTGTGGGCTTCTTCTACTGCCAATGCACTCAGGATCTCCTGCAGTAGCAGCAGACCTGCTTTCCCTGCTTTCTCCATCTTTAGGAGTTTCTCCTCCG TTATCGAAGGATTGAAGTATACTGGTTCTCACGAGTGGGTGAAGCAGGAGGGATCTGTGGCGACCGTCGGCATCACCGATCACGCCCAG GGCCATCTTGGAGAGGTGGTCTTCGTGGAACTGCCTGAGTCCGGCGCAGCTGTGGCAAAAGGGAGCAGCTTTGGAGCAGTGGAGAGTGTCAAAGCAACAAGCGACGTCAACTCCCCTGTCTCGGGTGAAGTCATTGAGATCAACACCAGGCTCACTGAAACCCCTGGCCTG ATCAACTCCAGCCCATATGAAGATGGATGGATGATCAAGGTTCGACCCAGTGACCCATCCGAAGTAAAATCTTTGATGGGATCCAAGGAGTACACCAAGTTTTGTGAGGAAGAAGATGCGCACTAG